Proteins encoded in a region of the Cydia pomonella isolate Wapato2018A chromosome 3, ilCydPomo1, whole genome shotgun sequence genome:
- the LOC133516284 gene encoding repetitive organellar protein isoform X2 — MSETDDTDILLLIPPNFFLVPSSGSEGSLLDSSRTVVHKPSCTAQVLGKLVNQVHSLENRLESLELSTNESISSFGGRRKSCETESFDSRSLDRKCFTFPRRRRRKVLNKRYRKRDWSLTSLDSVTTTHIPPLRVKDFPDKSSANDTTSMDGDISSIVSTPSKKNDKLLLHEIDEFLTKVESYEIPDSKIKNETSLSPENVIRATGDYMTKKMDPKMGVDDIKLPSGRIVSSNILDKYIYLVKNNTEATDNPTSSNVRSQYVAGANEKLASESQKCSSLKNETKSPSSRKLNFMDSKEIQVTSTPKKPQPYSDTFRPSSNKIYDRASKVLEQYKSKNFGSNSQNSMADTSHSLSPKKDEFKMPQMRPFPEGKDGFKLSEFRNKYIDTIDTDLLSLSEMWGEKRDKGDRMENAKLEEEKLKREHCEAIIQQLQKKILEQQEKLAVAVKVDHSKDQAISKLREAWLKLTSSLDRAEERHKAALDKMMREVDNFKAVADEAQKKTSHFESELYKALDLAHDYQDKCKQLNLEMKQVRASTESALASKDQVLASKDKEIQALKENYETVMRLNKQSTDCVKNLEDVLEKEKSEHSETKQKLDELSRRLQSIDEETALVHQEKELLRTKLNEERGRAAVLERQLADKQDQCSDLLNKCDYLDAEVKSLRKQLELQKNELKSHYQKQLEDAVLAKLQEFQQQLEHAERDLESDARGKESAMLETFNRQVARIEEQHKLEINVLEEKQKEEIKLYRLQLAQASEKIGLLESKLESHRRRRGQIATQLHGVMQQQWRQAVRILTSGQETQDHTRDSGSASTPAPDFAGKVPPLSLPPRRDRDPLNFDGLSDHELQHYVKLYATCPGPELISFRSDPQSSECRPPDEPTDTRGFFHPKAATIPLTF; from the exons ATGAGTGAGACCGACGATACCGATATTCTTTTGCTTATCCCGCCGAATTTCTTTCTTGTGCCAAGTTCAGGCTCCGAAGGATCGCTTCTAGATTCCTCTAGAACTGTCGTGCACAAGCCTTCTTGCACTGCTCAAGTATTGGGGAAACTCGTGAACCAAGTGCACTCTCTTGAAAATAGGTTAGAAAGCTTAGAATTAAGTACTAACGAGAGTATTTCTAGTTTTGGAGGAAGACGTAAAAGTTGTGAGACGGAAAGCTTTGACAGCCGGAGTCTCGACCGTAAGTGCTTTACGTTCCCGCGCAGGCGGCGACGaaaggtattaaataaaagGTATAGAAAAAGAGACTGGTCTCTTACAAGCTTAGACTCAGTTACCACGACACATATACCACCATTAAGAGTCAAAGATTTTCCTGATAAATCTTCAGCAAATGATACAACGAGTATGGACGGAGACATCAGTAGTATTGTATCCACACCTAGCAAGAAAAACGATAAATTACTATTGCATGAAATTGATGAATTTTTGACTAAAGTGGAGTCATATGAAATACCtgattctaaaataaaaaatgaaacatCTCTTAGCCCAGAGAATGTTATCAGAGCTACAGGGGATTATATGACAAAAAAGATGGACCCGAAAATGGGTGTTGATGATATAAAACTCCCAAGTGGTAGAATTGTATCCAGTAACatattagataaatatatatacctggttaaaaataatactgaaGCAACTGATAACCCAACCTCAAGCAATGTTAGATCACAGTATGTTGCAGGCGCAAATGAAAAGTTGGCATCAGAAAGCCAGAAGTGCAGTTCCttgaaaaatgaaacaaaatctCCTTCAAgcagaaaattaaatttcatgGATTCTAAAGAGATCCAAGTTACATCAACTCCAAAGAAACCTCAACCTTACTCAGATACATTCCGTCCTTCTAGTAATAAAATCTATGATAGAGCCTCAAAGGTTTTGGAGCAATATAAGTCTAAAAACTTTGGAAGTAATTCTCAAAATTCTATGGCAGATACAAGTCACTCCCTGTCTCCTAAAAAAGATGAGTTTAAGATGCCACAAATGAGACCTTTTCCAGAAGGTAAAGATGGTTTTAAATTGAGTGAATTTCGCAATAAGTACATTGACACTATAGATACAGATTTGTTGAGCTTAAGTGAGATGTGGGGTGAAAAAAGAGACAAGGGGGACAGGATGGAAAATGCAAAGTTAGAAGAAGAAAAACTTAAAAGAGAG CATTGTGAAGCCATAATCCAACAATTACAAAAGAAAATCCTGGAACAGCAAGAGAAGCTGGCAGTTGCTGTCAAAGTAGATCACAGTAAGGACCAGGCCATATCCAAGCTCAGGGAGGCTTGGCTGAAGCTCACTAGTAGCCTGGACCGGGCAGAGGAGCGCCACAAGGCTGCATTGGACAAGATGATGCGGGAGGTTGACAACTTTAAAGCTGTTGCTGATGAAGCACAGAAG AAAACTAGCCATTTCGAATCCGAGCTGTACAAAGCCCTAGACTTAGCCCATGATTACCAAGACAAGTGTAAGCAACTCAACCTGGAAATGAAGCAGGTCAGGGCCAGTACTGAGAGTGCGCTGGCTAGCAAAGACCAGGTTTTAGCAAGCAAGGACAAGGAAATACAGGCCTTGAAGGAAAACTATGAGACAGTCATGCGATTGAATAAACAGTCAACAGATTGTGTAAAGAACCTGGAAGATGTGTTGGAAAAG GAAAAATCGGAACACAGCGAAACAAAGCAAAAACTAGACGAGCTGTCCCGACGGCTGCAGTCCATCGACGAAGAAACGGCTCTCGTACATCAGGAGAAGGAGCTTCTGAGGACCAAGCTCAACGAGGAGCGCGGCCGCGCGGCCGTCCTGGAGCGGCAGCTGGCCGACAAACAGGACCAATGTAGCGACCTGCTCAATAAATGC GACTATCTCGATGCTGAAGTGAAGTCCCTGCGGAAACAGTTGGAACTCCAGAAAAACGAGCTAAAGAGTCACTACCAGAAGCAGTTAGAGGACGCCGTTCTGGCCAAGCTGCAGGAGTTCCAGCAGCAGCTAGAACATGCTGAGCGGGACCTGGAGAGTGACGCGAGAGGCAAAGAAAGCGCCATGTTGGAAACATTCAATAGACAGGTGGCCAGGATCGAGGAGCA acacaAATTGGAGATAAACGTTTTGGAAGAGAAACAAAAAGAAGAGATTAAATTATATCGACTACAGCTGGCCCAGGCCAGCGAAAAAATAGGCTTATTAGAG AGTAAGCTGGAGTCCcaccggcggcggcgcgggcagATCGCGACGCAACTGCACGGCGTGATGCAGCAGCAGTGGAGGCAGGCCGTGCGCATCCTCACCAGCGGCCAGGAGACGCAGGACCACACCAGGGACTCTGGCTCGG CGTCGACGCCGGCGCCCGACTTCGCGGGCAAGGTGCCGCCGCTGTcgctgccgccgcgccgcgacCGCGACCCCCTGAACTTCGACGGACTCTCCGACCACGAGCTTCAACATTATGTTAAACTG tacgccacttgtcccggtcctgagctaatctcattcagaagtgacccgcaatcttccgaatgtcgtccacccgaCGAGCCAACGGAcaccaggggcttctttcatccgaaagcggccaccattccgttaacattttag
- the LOC133516284 gene encoding repetitive organellar protein isoform X1 codes for MSETDDTDILLLIPPNFFLVPSSGSEGSLLDSSRTVVHKPSCTAQVLGKLVNQVHSLENRLESLELSTNESISSFGGRRKSCETESFDSRSLDRKCFTFPRRRRRKVLNKRYRKRDWSLTSLDSVTTTHIPPLRVKDFPDKSSANDTTSMDGDISSIVSTPSKKNDKLLLHEIDEFLTKVESYEIPDSKIKNETSLSPENVIRATGDYMTKKMDPKMGVDDIKLPSGRIVSSNILDKYIYLVKNNTEATDNPTSSNVRSQYVAGANEKLASESQKCSSLKNETKSPSSRKLNFMDSKEIQVTSTPKKPQPYSDTFRPSSNKIYDRASKVLEQYKSKNFGSNSQNSMADTSHSLSPKKDEFKMPQMRPFPEGKDGFKLSEFRNKYIDTIDTDLLSLSEMWGEKRDKGDRMENAKLEEEKLKREHCEAIIQQLQKKILEQQEKLAVAVKVDHSKDQAISKLREAWLKLTSSLDRAEERHKAALDKMMREVDNFKAVADEAQKKTSHFESELYKALDLAHDYQDKCKQLNLEMKQVRASTESALASKDQVLASKDKEIQALKENYETVMRLNKQSTDCVKNLEDVLEKEKSEHSETKQKLDELSRRLQSIDEETALVHQEKELLRTKLNEERGRAAVLERQLADKQDQCSDLLNKCDYLDAEVKSLRKQLELQKNELKSHYQKQLEDAVLAKLQEFQQQLEHAERDLESDARGKESAMLETFNRQVARIEEQHKLEINVLEEKQKEEIKLYRLQLAQASEKIGLLESKLESHRRRRGQIATQLHGVMQQQWRQAVRILTSGQETQDHTRDSGSASTPAPDFAGKVPPLSLPPRRDRDPLNFDGLSDHELQHYVKLLLTKPPALDSTDARSASPPEEPTSDRPGRRARRALNHSGPKPPWKA; via the exons ATGAGTGAGACCGACGATACCGATATTCTTTTGCTTATCCCGCCGAATTTCTTTCTTGTGCCAAGTTCAGGCTCCGAAGGATCGCTTCTAGATTCCTCTAGAACTGTCGTGCACAAGCCTTCTTGCACTGCTCAAGTATTGGGGAAACTCGTGAACCAAGTGCACTCTCTTGAAAATAGGTTAGAAAGCTTAGAATTAAGTACTAACGAGAGTATTTCTAGTTTTGGAGGAAGACGTAAAAGTTGTGAGACGGAAAGCTTTGACAGCCGGAGTCTCGACCGTAAGTGCTTTACGTTCCCGCGCAGGCGGCGACGaaaggtattaaataaaagGTATAGAAAAAGAGACTGGTCTCTTACAAGCTTAGACTCAGTTACCACGACACATATACCACCATTAAGAGTCAAAGATTTTCCTGATAAATCTTCAGCAAATGATACAACGAGTATGGACGGAGACATCAGTAGTATTGTATCCACACCTAGCAAGAAAAACGATAAATTACTATTGCATGAAATTGATGAATTTTTGACTAAAGTGGAGTCATATGAAATACCtgattctaaaataaaaaatgaaacatCTCTTAGCCCAGAGAATGTTATCAGAGCTACAGGGGATTATATGACAAAAAAGATGGACCCGAAAATGGGTGTTGATGATATAAAACTCCCAAGTGGTAGAATTGTATCCAGTAACatattagataaatatatatacctggttaaaaataatactgaaGCAACTGATAACCCAACCTCAAGCAATGTTAGATCACAGTATGTTGCAGGCGCAAATGAAAAGTTGGCATCAGAAAGCCAGAAGTGCAGTTCCttgaaaaatgaaacaaaatctCCTTCAAgcagaaaattaaatttcatgGATTCTAAAGAGATCCAAGTTACATCAACTCCAAAGAAACCTCAACCTTACTCAGATACATTCCGTCCTTCTAGTAATAAAATCTATGATAGAGCCTCAAAGGTTTTGGAGCAATATAAGTCTAAAAACTTTGGAAGTAATTCTCAAAATTCTATGGCAGATACAAGTCACTCCCTGTCTCCTAAAAAAGATGAGTTTAAGATGCCACAAATGAGACCTTTTCCAGAAGGTAAAGATGGTTTTAAATTGAGTGAATTTCGCAATAAGTACATTGACACTATAGATACAGATTTGTTGAGCTTAAGTGAGATGTGGGGTGAAAAAAGAGACAAGGGGGACAGGATGGAAAATGCAAAGTTAGAAGAAGAAAAACTTAAAAGAGAG CATTGTGAAGCCATAATCCAACAATTACAAAAGAAAATCCTGGAACAGCAAGAGAAGCTGGCAGTTGCTGTCAAAGTAGATCACAGTAAGGACCAGGCCATATCCAAGCTCAGGGAGGCTTGGCTGAAGCTCACTAGTAGCCTGGACCGGGCAGAGGAGCGCCACAAGGCTGCATTGGACAAGATGATGCGGGAGGTTGACAACTTTAAAGCTGTTGCTGATGAAGCACAGAAG AAAACTAGCCATTTCGAATCCGAGCTGTACAAAGCCCTAGACTTAGCCCATGATTACCAAGACAAGTGTAAGCAACTCAACCTGGAAATGAAGCAGGTCAGGGCCAGTACTGAGAGTGCGCTGGCTAGCAAAGACCAGGTTTTAGCAAGCAAGGACAAGGAAATACAGGCCTTGAAGGAAAACTATGAGACAGTCATGCGATTGAATAAACAGTCAACAGATTGTGTAAAGAACCTGGAAGATGTGTTGGAAAAG GAAAAATCGGAACACAGCGAAACAAAGCAAAAACTAGACGAGCTGTCCCGACGGCTGCAGTCCATCGACGAAGAAACGGCTCTCGTACATCAGGAGAAGGAGCTTCTGAGGACCAAGCTCAACGAGGAGCGCGGCCGCGCGGCCGTCCTGGAGCGGCAGCTGGCCGACAAACAGGACCAATGTAGCGACCTGCTCAATAAATGC GACTATCTCGATGCTGAAGTGAAGTCCCTGCGGAAACAGTTGGAACTCCAGAAAAACGAGCTAAAGAGTCACTACCAGAAGCAGTTAGAGGACGCCGTTCTGGCCAAGCTGCAGGAGTTCCAGCAGCAGCTAGAACATGCTGAGCGGGACCTGGAGAGTGACGCGAGAGGCAAAGAAAGCGCCATGTTGGAAACATTCAATAGACAGGTGGCCAGGATCGAGGAGCA acacaAATTGGAGATAAACGTTTTGGAAGAGAAACAAAAAGAAGAGATTAAATTATATCGACTACAGCTGGCCCAGGCCAGCGAAAAAATAGGCTTATTAGAG AGTAAGCTGGAGTCCcaccggcggcggcgcgggcagATCGCGACGCAACTGCACGGCGTGATGCAGCAGCAGTGGAGGCAGGCCGTGCGCATCCTCACCAGCGGCCAGGAGACGCAGGACCACACCAGGGACTCTGGCTCGG CGTCGACGCCGGCGCCCGACTTCGCGGGCAAGGTGCCGCCGCTGTcgctgccgccgcgccgcgacCGCGACCCCCTGAACTTCGACGGACTCTCCGACCACGAGCTTCAACATTATGTTAAACTG CTGCTGACGAAGCCCCCGGCGCTGGACAGCACGGACGCGCGCTCGGCGTCGCCGCCCGAGGAGCCCACGAGCGACCGGCccgggcgccgcgcgcgccgcgccctcAACCACAGCGGGCCCAAGCCGCCCTGGAAGGCCTGA